Proteins found in one Brevibacillus brevis genomic segment:
- a CDS encoding helix-turn-helix domain-containing protein yields MDRYTEIDEVIAYIHRHLDEPLPLSRLANHVAYSQYHFARIFKERIGLPPLYYVSTMRLQRAKDLLLRTNMSVRDIGLEIGQQSLGTFSTRFTERVGVSPSEFRETAQLAEDRLRSLQQLTEWTRLHPAPERPMTIAGTIESTEPFQGVILIGLFAKPIPEGLPLYGTLLPSLGNFCFTNVRPGTYYLMATSVAWGMQAMDFLLPYETLRTRSKKPIIVTPTMIVPHQQVTLHVPHPDDPPILISLSLLMNRFIQRLPQ; encoded by the coding sequence ATGGACAGGTATACTGAAATTGACGAAGTGATCGCTTATATACATCGGCATTTAGACGAGCCGTTGCCACTTTCCCGGCTGGCGAATCATGTTGCGTATAGTCAGTATCATTTTGCGCGGATTTTTAAAGAAAGAATCGGTCTCCCACCTCTTTATTACGTATCGACCATGCGACTCCAACGGGCAAAAGATTTACTGCTGCGCACGAACATGAGTGTCCGCGACATTGGTCTGGAAATTGGCCAGCAGAGTCTAGGTACGTTCTCTACCCGTTTTACGGAGCGTGTCGGAGTTTCGCCTAGCGAATTTCGGGAAACGGCCCAGTTAGCGGAAGACCGCCTCCGTTCCTTGCAGCAGTTGACAGAGTGGACTCGGTTACATCCTGCCCCCGAGCGACCGATGACCATTGCAGGGACAATCGAGTCCACAGAGCCTTTTCAAGGCGTCATTTTGATTGGATTGTTTGCCAAGCCGATTCCGGAAGGTCTTCCTTTATACGGAACATTGCTGCCCTCGCTAGGCAATTTTTGTTTTACCAATGTCAGGCCAGGCACGTATTACTTGATGGCGACGTCTGTTGCCTGGGGCATGCAGGCGATGGATTTTCTCTTGCCGTACGAGACCTTGCGTACACGTTCCAAGAAACCAATCATTGTCACACCAACTATGATCGTCCCTCATCAGCAAGTTACTCTTCATGTGCCCCATCCGGACGACCCTCCCATCTTGATCTCTCTTTCTTTGCTCATGAACAGATTCATTCAGCGGCTTCCTCAATAA